The Ahaetulla prasina isolate Xishuangbanna chromosome 11, ASM2864084v1, whole genome shotgun sequence genome contains a region encoding:
- the LOC131204948 gene encoding uncharacterized protein LOC131204948 gives MKPLGEIISGFGVRYQQYADDTQLYFSTPGHPNEVVEVLSRCLEAVRVWMGRNRLKLNPSKTEWLWMPASRFSQLQPQLTVGGELLAPRDRVRNLGVLLDDRLSFEDHLTAVSRRAFHQVRLVRQLRPFLDRDALCTVTHALVTSRLDYCNALYMGLPLKCTRRLQLVQNAAARVIEGAPRSSHVTPLLRRLHWLPVAFRVHFKVLVTIFKALHGLGPGYLRDRLLLPHASHRPVRSHREGLLRVPSAKQCRLAAPRGRAFSVGAPTLWNELPPGLRQIPDLRTFRRELKTHLFIRAELA, from the coding sequence atgaagccgttgggtgagatcatcagtggcttcggggtgagatatcaacagtacgctgatgacacccagctgtacttttccaccccgggccaccccaatgaagttgttgaagtgctgtcccggtgtttggaagccgtacgggtctggatggggagaaacaggctcaagcttaatccctccaagacggagtggctgtggatgccggcatctcgattcagtcaactgcagccgcagttgactgttggaggcgagttattggccccaagggacagggtgcgcaacttgggtgtcctcctggatgatcggctgtcgtttgaagatcatttgacggccgtctccaggagggccttccaccaggttcgcctggttcggcagttgcgccccttccttgatcgggatgccttgtgcacagtcactcatgcgctcgttacctctcgcttggattattgtaatgctctctacatggggctccccctgaagtgcactcggaggcttcagttagtccagaatgcagctgcgcgggtgatagagggagctccgcgtagctcccatgtaacaccgctcctgcgcagactgcactggctacctgtggccttccgggtgcactttaaggtgttggttacgatctttaaagcgctccatggcttagggcccgggtacttacgggaccgcctgctgttaccacatgcctcccaccgacccgtacgctctcacagagagggacttctcagggtgccgtccgccaaacaatgtcggctggcggcccccaggggaagggccttctctgtgggggctcccacactctggaacgagcttcccccaggcttacgccaaatacctgaccttcggactttccgccgcgaactgaagacacacctttttattcgcgcggagctggcttga